The Lactuca sativa cultivar Salinas chromosome 2, Lsat_Salinas_v11, whole genome shotgun sequence genome includes a window with the following:
- the LOC128132499 gene encoding uncharacterized protein LOC128132499, which yields MASGDSVKDMTSKFDKLNKFEGQDFRRWQKKMHFLLTTLKVVYVLSTPMPVLPESVEDEPLEATRRRSKWENDNYICCGHILNGMSYSLFDIYQNFEFAKELWDSLESKYMAEDASNKKFLVSNFIGYKMIDSRPVMEQFHEMLRILGQFAQHDLKMDEAIYVAVIIDKLPSSWKDFKHNLKHNKEELTLTQLASHLHIEDSLRTQ from the coding sequence ATGGCAAGTGGTGATTCTGTGAAGGATATGACAAGCAAGTTTGACAAATTGAACAAGTTTGAAGGGCAAGATTTTCGTAGATGGCAGAAGAAGATGCACTTTCTCCTTACCACTCTGAAAGTGGTGTATGTTCTGAGTACACCCATGCCAGTCTTACCGGAATCTGTTGAAGATGAACCTTTGGAGGCAACAAGAAGGAGATCAAAGTGGGAAAATGATAATTACATATGTTGTGGTCATATTCTCAATGGTATGTCTTACTCTCTTTTTGATATCTATCAAAATTTCGAATTTGCAAAAGAACTGTgggattctcttgaatccaaaTACATGGCTGAAGATGCTTCTAACAAGAAGTTTCTTGTCAGTAACTTTATAGGTTACAAGATGATTGACTCCAGGCCTGTTATGGAACAGTTCCATGAAATGTTAAGGATCCTAGGACAGTTTGCTCAACACGATCTGAAAATGGATGAAGCCATTTATGTGGCTGTGATAATTGACAAACTGCCCTCTTCCTGGAAAGATTTTAAACATAATCTGAAACATAACAAAGAGGAATTAACTTTGACTCAACTTGCAAGTCATTTACATATTGAAGATTCCTTAAGGACTCAATAA
- the LOC111896296 gene encoding uncharacterized protein LOC111896296, protein MDFLNFVKSFLVYIAIFTFSFQVTLGSIECENLNKDSCAFAVSSSGKRCVLEKNVRRSGEEVFVCSTSQIDTNKLASWIETDECLDACGLDRNILGISSDSLLESRFMQKLCSTQCYNGCPNIVDLYFNLAAGEGVYLPSLCQAQGDSKRRGMSEIRTTGYVGAPGPWCP, encoded by the exons ATGGATTTTCTGAATTTTGTCAAAAGTTTTTTGGTCTATATAGCTATCTTCACTTTCTCGTTTCAAGTCACACTAG GAAGCATTGAATGTGAGAATTTGAACAAGGACTCATGTGCATTTGCCGTATCATCAAGTGGAAAGCGATGTGTGCTTGAGAAGAATGTCCGAAGGAGCGGAGAGGAGGTCTTTGTTTGCAGTACCTCACAAATAGATACTAACAAGTTAGCAAGTTGGATAGAAACTGATGAATGCCTAGATGCATGTGGGCTTGACCGTAACATCCTAGGGATCTCCTCTGACTCCCTTCTTGAGTCTCGGTTCATGCAAAAACTTTGCTCAACTCAATGTTACAATGGTTGTCCGAATATTGTTGATCTATACTTCAATCTTGCTGCCGGTGAAG GTGTATATTTACCAAGCTTATGTCAAGCACAAGGGGATAGCAAGAGGAGAGGGATGAGCGAGATAAGGACCACGGGATATGTTGGCGCACCTGGACCATGGTGCCCGTGA